In Micromonospora sp. NBC_01813, the following are encoded in one genomic region:
- a CDS encoding class I SAM-dependent methyltransferase, with protein sequence MAPTDMVGALRRRYDSFFASRRPVPFAVIDTAGGEHHFGPGAPEFTIVVRDPRGARALAGLDQFAVVVAYLQGWLDVDGDLAAALRIREFFTDRHPMARYSGLFTGLLRGRREDDRRAISHHYDAESEFFLTFLDTRHRCYTEGVFLADDERLEDAMTRKMDMALEAIEVKPGDRVLEVGGGWGAFAEHAARRGVEVTTTTLSRESERYLTGLFEREGLDVRVVRQHIFGFRDERRYDAIVNMGVTEHLPDYRRTLRTYAELLKPGGHVYLDALAMRRKHVASAFMKRYIYPGRSAPLLLHQYLRQVARSPFELCSIADDRHNYYLTCREWARRLDAARDDITQRWGEAMYRQFQIFLWGSAAGFDTGLVQAYRWVLRLP encoded by the coding sequence GTGGCTCCCACCGACATGGTCGGCGCCTTGCGGCGCCGATACGACTCATTTTTCGCCAGCCGGCGGCCGGTGCCGTTCGCGGTCATCGACACCGCTGGCGGGGAACACCATTTCGGGCCCGGCGCGCCGGAGTTCACCATCGTGGTACGGGATCCGCGCGGCGCTCGGGCACTGGCCGGACTCGACCAGTTCGCGGTCGTGGTGGCGTACCTGCAGGGCTGGCTCGACGTCGACGGCGACCTGGCGGCCGCACTGCGGATCCGGGAGTTCTTCACCGACCGGCATCCGATGGCCCGGTACTCCGGGCTGTTCACCGGCCTGCTGCGCGGACGTCGGGAGGACGACCGGCGGGCCATCTCCCACCACTACGACGCCGAGTCGGAATTCTTCCTGACCTTCCTCGACACCCGGCACCGCTGCTACACCGAAGGGGTGTTCCTCGCCGACGACGAACGGCTCGAAGACGCGATGACCCGCAAGATGGACATGGCGTTGGAGGCGATCGAGGTCAAGCCCGGCGACCGGGTGCTGGAGGTCGGCGGCGGCTGGGGGGCGTTCGCCGAGCACGCCGCGCGGCGCGGCGTCGAGGTGACCACCACCACCTTGTCCCGCGAGTCGGAGCGGTACCTGACCGGGCTGTTCGAACGGGAAGGGCTCGACGTGCGGGTGGTCCGTCAGCACATCTTCGGTTTCCGCGACGAACGCCGCTACGACGCCATCGTGAACATGGGGGTCACCGAGCACCTGCCGGACTACCGGCGCACCCTGCGCACCTACGCCGAGTTACTCAAGCCGGGTGGGCACGTCTACCTCGACGCGCTGGCGATGCGCCGCAAGCATGTCGCGTCGGCGTTCATGAAGCGCTACATCTATCCGGGCCGGTCGGCGCCGCTGCTGCTGCACCAGTACCTGCGGCAGGTCGCCCGCTCGCCGTTCGAGCTGTGCAGCATCGCCGACGACCGGCACAACTACTATCTGACCTGCCGCGAGTGGGCGCGCCGGTTGGACGCGGCCCGCGACGACATCACCCAGCGCTGGGGTGAGGCGATGTACCGGCAGTTCCAGATCTTCCTGTGGGGTTCGGCGGCCGGCTTCGACACCGGGCTGGTGCAGGCGTACCGCTGGGTGCTTCGGTTGCCCTGA
- the thrS gene encoding threonine--tRNA ligase → MSASVATTPAEPVVVPAGTTAADAIAAAGLPAHGPKAIVVVRDTDGTLRDLDWMPDADAAVEPVAIDSPDGLDVLRHSTAHVLAQAVQDLFPDARLGIGPPIASGFYYDFDVAKPFQPDDLDKLEKRMQEIIKSGQRFRRRRFPDLDAARTELADEPYKLELVDLKGAADFDATEVMEVGGGELTSYDNLDPSSGKVCWSDLCRGPHLPSTRLIGAFKLMRSAAAYWRGSERNPQLQRIYGTAWPTRDALKAYLKLLDEAARRDHRKLGADLDLFSFPDEIGSGLAVFHPKGGIIRRELEGYSRQRHEQSGYEFVYTPHISKSQLFETSGHLPYYSDTMFPPAEMEGAQYYLKAMNCPMHNLIFRSRGRSYRELPLRLFEFGTVYRYEKSGVVHGLTRVRGLTMDDSHIYCTKEQMPGELRSLLAFVLDLLRDYGLEDFYLELSTRDDSDKFIGDPAEWEEATETLRQAAVDSGLELVPDPGGAAFYGPKISVQARDAIGRTWQMSTIQLDFNQPRRFGLEYQAADGTRQQPMMIHRALFGSIERFFGILTEHYAGAFPAWLAPVQVVGIPIRGEHGDYLAEFVAMLRAEGIRAEVDFSDDRMQKKIRTAQQQKVPFMAIAGDADVAGGTVSFRYRDGSQRNGVPLAEAVAHVVDVVRSRTNTNPTAGD, encoded by the coding sequence GTGTCCGCAAGCGTAGCCACCACCCCAGCCGAACCCGTCGTGGTCCCGGCCGGGACCACGGCCGCGGACGCGATCGCGGCGGCCGGGCTGCCGGCCCATGGCCCGAAAGCCATCGTCGTGGTACGCGACACCGACGGGACCCTGCGCGACCTCGACTGGATGCCGGACGCCGACGCGGCCGTCGAACCGGTCGCCATCGACTCCCCGGACGGGCTCGACGTGCTGCGCCACTCCACCGCGCACGTGCTCGCCCAGGCGGTGCAGGACCTCTTCCCCGACGCCCGGCTCGGCATCGGCCCGCCGATCGCCAGCGGTTTCTACTACGACTTCGACGTCGCCAAGCCGTTCCAGCCCGATGACCTCGACAAGCTGGAAAAGCGGATGCAGGAGATCATCAAATCCGGTCAGCGGTTCCGTCGGCGCCGCTTCCCGGATCTCGACGCCGCCCGTACCGAGCTCGCCGACGAGCCGTACAAACTGGAACTGGTGGACCTCAAGGGTGCCGCCGACTTCGACGCCACCGAGGTGATGGAGGTCGGTGGCGGCGAGCTGACCAGCTACGACAACCTCGACCCCAGCTCGGGCAAGGTCTGCTGGTCCGACCTGTGCCGTGGCCCGCACCTGCCGTCCACCCGGCTGATCGGCGCGTTCAAGCTGATGCGCAGCGCGGCGGCGTACTGGCGGGGCTCGGAGCGCAACCCGCAGCTGCAGCGGATCTACGGCACCGCCTGGCCGACCCGCGACGCCCTCAAGGCGTACCTGAAGCTGCTCGACGAGGCCGCCCGTCGCGACCACCGCAAGCTCGGCGCGGACCTCGACCTGTTCAGCTTCCCCGACGAGATCGGCTCCGGGCTGGCGGTCTTCCACCCCAAGGGCGGCATCATCCGCCGCGAGCTGGAGGGCTACTCCCGGCAGCGGCACGAGCAGTCCGGGTACGAGTTCGTCTACACCCCGCACATCAGCAAGTCGCAGCTGTTCGAGACCTCGGGCCACCTTCCGTACTACTCCGACACCATGTTCCCGCCGGCCGAGATGGAAGGCGCCCAGTACTACCTCAAGGCGATGAACTGCCCGATGCACAACCTGATCTTCAGGTCGCGCGGGCGGTCCTACCGGGAGCTGCCGCTGCGGCTGTTCGAGTTCGGCACCGTCTACCGGTACGAGAAGTCCGGCGTGGTGCACGGGCTGACCCGGGTCCGTGGACTGACCATGGACGACTCGCACATCTACTGCACCAAGGAGCAGATGCCGGGCGAGCTGCGTTCGTTGCTCGCCTTCGTGCTCGACCTGCTGCGCGACTACGGGCTGGAAGACTTCTACCTGGAGCTGTCCACCCGCGACGACTCGGACAAGTTCATCGGTGACCCGGCCGAGTGGGAGGAAGCCACCGAGACCCTGCGGCAGGCCGCGGTCGATTCCGGCCTGGAGCTGGTGCCCGACCCGGGCGGCGCGGCGTTCTACGGCCCGAAGATCTCGGTCCAGGCCCGCGACGCGATCGGCCGCACCTGGCAGATGTCCACCATCCAGCTCGACTTCAACCAGCCACGCCGGTTCGGGCTGGAGTACCAGGCCGCCGACGGCACCCGCCAGCAGCCGATGATGATCCACCGGGCGTTGTTCGGCTCGATCGAGCGGTTCTTCGGCATCCTCACCGAGCACTACGCCGGGGCGTTCCCCGCCTGGCTGGCGCCGGTGCAGGTGGTGGGTATCCCGATCCGCGGCGAGCACGGCGACTATCTCGCCGAGTTCGTGGCGATGCTGCGCGCCGAGGGCATCCGCGCCGAGGTCGACTTCTCCGACGACCGGATGCAGAAGAAGATCCGCACCGCCCAGCAGCAGAAGGTGCCGTTCATGGCGATCGCTGGCGACGCCGACGTGGCCGGCGGCACGGTCTCCTTCCGCTACCGGGACGGCTCGCAGCGCAACGGCGTACCGCTGGCCGAGGCGGTGGCGCACGTCGTCGACGTGGTGCGGTCGCGGACCAACACCAATCCGACGGCTGGCGACTGA
- a CDS encoding HAMP domain-containing sensor histidine kinase: MTSIIALVFLIPLGLQLQQETREQALADAARRAAVVSGALAISNDPETVRAAIASLGDSAQRQPVVHGLELGGTPRADAQDVADTAAGTEPVVVAADGGVLRLEPVTVGDAATVIEVFVSDAELNQGAAGTWLLLVAIAAGLVVCSVIVVDRIAARAVASAQGLVKAAMAVGDGDLGVRIQPSGPRELAEAGYAFNRMADRLVASRTDERELVADLSHRLRTPLTVLRLDADALDSDDTSVGSFSEAELDRRRTIRRIRQAIVTLEGEVDVLINTTRKTVSVEAGPGSCDVAEVVRDRMVFWSALAGDQNRPYDVIGAQLRTPVPVPRAELAAALDAVLGNVFRYTPQGTAFEVAVSRRDGYVAIRVDDAGPGIANPDRALRRGTSDQGSTGLGLDIARRVTVQANGSVSLDRARLGGASVVMLLADAEAAPPRQVSRFGLVGRLARERDRDRDRGRGRGVSTPD, encoded by the coding sequence ATGACGTCGATCATCGCGCTGGTCTTCCTGATCCCGCTGGGTCTGCAGCTGCAGCAGGAGACCCGCGAGCAGGCCCTGGCCGACGCGGCCCGGCGGGCCGCGGTGGTCAGCGGCGCGCTGGCGATCAGCAACGACCCCGAGACGGTACGGGCAGCGATCGCCAGCCTCGGCGACAGCGCGCAACGCCAGCCCGTGGTGCACGGACTCGAACTCGGCGGCACCCCCCGTGCCGACGCCCAAGACGTCGCCGACACCGCCGCCGGGACCGAGCCGGTGGTGGTCGCGGCCGACGGCGGAGTGCTGCGGCTGGAGCCGGTCACCGTCGGCGACGCCGCGACCGTCATCGAGGTGTTCGTCTCCGACGCCGAGCTCAACCAGGGTGCGGCCGGCACCTGGCTGCTGCTGGTGGCGATCGCCGCCGGCCTGGTGGTCTGCTCGGTCATCGTGGTGGACCGGATCGCCGCCCGCGCCGTCGCCTCAGCCCAAGGCCTGGTCAAGGCGGCGATGGCGGTCGGCGACGGCGATCTCGGGGTACGCATCCAGCCGAGCGGGCCGCGGGAGCTGGCCGAGGCCGGATACGCCTTCAACCGGATGGCGGACCGGCTGGTCGCTTCGCGCACCGATGAGCGGGAACTCGTCGCCGACCTGTCCCACCGACTACGCACTCCGCTGACCGTGCTGCGGCTGGACGCCGACGCCCTCGACTCCGACGACACCAGCGTCGGTTCGTTCAGCGAGGCCGAGTTGGACCGTCGGCGCACCATCCGCCGGATCCGTCAGGCGATCGTCACCCTCGAAGGCGAGGTCGACGTCCTGATCAACACCACCCGCAAGACGGTGAGCGTGGAGGCCGGGCCGGGCAGCTGCGACGTCGCCGAGGTGGTCCGCGACCGGATGGTCTTCTGGTCGGCGCTGGCCGGTGACCAGAACCGGCCGTACGACGTGATCGGCGCGCAGCTGCGGACTCCGGTGCCGGTACCCCGTGCGGAGCTCGCCGCCGCCCTCGACGCGGTGCTGGGCAACGTGTTCCGCTACACCCCGCAGGGCACCGCGTTCGAGGTCGCCGTCTCCCGTCGGGACGGCTACGTCGCGATCCGGGTCGACGACGCCGGGCCGGGTATCGCCAACCCGGACCGGGCGCTGCGGCGCGGCACCAGCGACCAGGGCTCGACCGGACTCGGCCTGGACATCGCCCGCCGGGTGACGGTGCAGGCCAACGGTTCGGTGAGCCTGGACCGGGCCCGACTCGGTGGCGCCAGTGTCGTGATGCTGCTCGCCGACGCCGAGGCCGCTCCGCCTCGTCAGGTCAGCAGGTTCGGGCTGGTCGGGCGGCTGGCCCGGGAGCGGGACCGCGATCGCGACCGGGGCCGGGGTCGAGGCGTCTCGACCCCGGACTGA
- a CDS encoding elongation factor G-like protein EF-G2, with protein sequence MAQKNHDRGSTGTMPLVTESDRIRNVVVVGHSGAGKTTLIEALLAATGTVSRAGTVPDGTTVCDHDPAAVRQQRSVALTCAPLFHHDFKVNLLDTPGYPDFIGELRAGLRAADAALFVVCAADGMDAATAALWEECAALGMPRAVAVTRLDHPRADVDEAIALCQRVFGDDLQPLHLPMLADDGVQTAGLLDLLSRQVLDYSAGYPPQVRPPDLQHLPAITEARDELIEGIIAESEDETLLDRYLAGEQLDPKMLVDDLEAAVARGHFHPVLPVCAHTGVGLDALLWLLTAAFPAPVEHTLPAVTGLDGTPRPPLACDPAGPLVAEVVRTTVDRHLGRVSLVRVFSGTLRPDGRVHVAGHGLGERGHPDHDADERVGHVYSPLGAQLREVAYCVAGDICATTKSGNAETGDTISAAEEPLLVEPWEMPEPLLPVAVVARTRADEDAMARNLGRLVAGDPSLRLVRDAETQQLVLWCMGEAHADVVLDRLRAGGVEVDTEPVRVPLRETFTAPARGHGRQVKQSGGHGQYAVCDIEVTPLPEGSGFEFVDRVVGGAVPHHYIPSVEKGIRAQLAKGVVSGHPVVDLRVTLVDGKAHPVDSSDAAFQAAGALALRDAATKGRPALLEPVDEIAVRVPGSFVGAVLSDLAGRRGRVLGTAAADDVDDRTVIRAEVPATGLLRYAVELRSLTSGAGTFSRVFARYEPVLTP encoded by the coding sequence ATGGCGCAGAAGAACCACGACCGGGGGTCCACCGGGACCATGCCGCTGGTGACCGAATCTGATCGGATCCGCAACGTCGTCGTCGTCGGGCACTCCGGAGCCGGCAAGACGACGTTGATCGAGGCGCTGCTGGCCGCGACCGGCACGGTCAGCCGGGCCGGGACGGTCCCGGACGGCACGACGGTCTGTGACCACGATCCGGCCGCCGTACGCCAGCAGCGGTCGGTGGCGCTGACCTGCGCGCCACTGTTCCATCACGATTTCAAGGTCAATCTGCTGGACACTCCGGGTTACCCGGATTTCATCGGCGAGCTGCGGGCGGGTCTGCGGGCGGCGGACGCCGCGCTGTTCGTGGTCTGCGCCGCCGATGGGATGGACGCGGCCACCGCCGCGCTGTGGGAGGAGTGCGCGGCCCTCGGCATGCCCCGCGCGGTGGCGGTCACCCGGCTGGACCATCCGCGCGCGGACGTCGACGAGGCGATCGCGCTGTGCCAGCGGGTGTTCGGCGACGACCTGCAGCCGCTGCACCTGCCGATGCTGGCCGACGACGGGGTGCAGACCGCCGGACTGCTGGACCTGCTCTCCCGGCAGGTGCTGGACTACTCGGCCGGCTACCCGCCGCAGGTGCGCCCGCCGGACCTGCAGCACCTGCCGGCGATCACCGAGGCGCGCGACGAGTTGATCGAGGGCATCATCGCCGAAAGCGAGGACGAGACCCTGCTCGACCGGTACCTCGCCGGCGAGCAGCTCGACCCGAAGATGCTCGTCGACGATCTGGAGGCGGCGGTCGCCCGGGGGCACTTCCACCCGGTGCTGCCGGTCTGCGCGCACACCGGCGTCGGGCTCGACGCGTTGCTGTGGCTGCTGACCGCCGCGTTCCCGGCACCGGTCGAGCACACCCTGCCGGCGGTGACCGGGCTCGACGGCACGCCACGGCCACCGTTGGCCTGCGACCCGGCGGGTCCGCTGGTCGCCGAGGTGGTCCGGACCACCGTCGACCGGCACCTCGGGCGGGTGTCGTTGGTCCGGGTCTTCTCCGGCACGTTGCGGCCCGATGGGCGGGTGCACGTGGCCGGCCACGGCCTCGGTGAACGTGGGCATCCCGACCACGACGCCGACGAGCGGGTGGGGCACGTCTACAGCCCGCTCGGCGCACAGCTACGGGAGGTCGCGTACTGCGTGGCCGGCGACATCTGCGCGACGACGAAATCGGGCAACGCCGAGACCGGTGACACCATCTCGGCCGCCGAGGAGCCGCTGCTGGTCGAGCCGTGGGAGATGCCGGAGCCGCTGCTGCCGGTGGCGGTGGTGGCCCGCACCCGCGCGGACGAGGACGCGATGGCCCGTAACCTGGGCCGGCTGGTCGCCGGGGATCCGAGCCTGCGGCTGGTCCGCGACGCCGAGACGCAGCAGTTGGTGCTGTGGTGCATGGGTGAGGCGCACGCCGACGTGGTGCTGGACCGGTTGCGCGCCGGCGGGGTCGAGGTGGACACCGAGCCGGTCCGGGTGCCGCTGCGGGAGACGTTCACCGCGCCGGCGCGGGGGCACGGCCGGCAGGTGAAACAGTCCGGTGGCCATGGCCAGTACGCGGTCTGCGACATCGAGGTGACCCCGTTGCCGGAGGGCAGCGGATTCGAGTTCGTCGACCGGGTGGTCGGCGGTGCCGTCCCGCACCACTACATCCCGTCGGTGGAGAAGGGAATCCGGGCCCAGTTGGCCAAGGGCGTCGTCAGTGGGCATCCGGTGGTGGATCTGCGGGTGACCCTGGTCGACGGCAAGGCGCACCCGGTGGACTCGTCGGACGCGGCGTTCCAGGCGGCTGGCGCGCTGGCGTTGCGGGACGCGGCGACGAAGGGCCGGCCGGCGCTGCTGGAGCCGGTCGACGAGATCGCGGTACGGGTGCCGGGCAGCTTCGTCGGTGCGGTGCTCAGCGACCTCGCCGGCCGACGGGGCCGGGTGTTGGGCACCGCTGCGGCCGACGACGTCGACGACCGTACGGTGATCCGGGCCGAGGTGCCGGCGACCGGGTTGCTGCGGTACGCGGTCGAGCTGCGGTCGCTGACCAGTGGTGCCGGCACCTTCAGCCGGGTGTTCGCCCGCTACGAACCGGTGCTCACCCCATGA
- a CDS encoding response regulator transcription factor, with protein MATVLLVEDDHVVRGAMLRSLADRGHAVHAVGTALDALRRVAAETPDLVVLDLGLPDLDGADALRMLRGITDVPIIIATARDDEQAIVRLLRAGADDYMVKPFTGAHLDARITTVLRRAGRASRSVPPAVHEVGGLRVDVGERSATLDGEALALTRKEFDLLAYLAARPGRVVSRRELLEEVWRQPSVGEDQTIDVHLYWLRRKMGESAAKPRYLRTVRGVGFRLVVPD; from the coding sequence GTGGCTACGGTGCTGTTGGTCGAGGACGACCACGTCGTGCGCGGCGCCATGTTGCGTTCGCTGGCCGACCGTGGGCACGCGGTGCACGCGGTCGGCACCGCGCTGGACGCACTGCGCCGGGTCGCGGCGGAAACCCCTGACCTGGTCGTGCTCGACCTGGGCCTGCCGGATCTCGATGGCGCGGACGCGCTGCGGATGCTCCGGGGCATCACCGACGTACCGATCATCATCGCCACCGCGCGCGACGACGAGCAGGCGATCGTCCGGCTGCTGCGTGCCGGAGCCGACGACTACATGGTCAAGCCGTTCACCGGCGCGCACCTGGACGCCCGGATAACCACGGTGTTGCGCCGGGCGGGCCGGGCCAGCCGATCGGTGCCGCCCGCCGTGCACGAGGTGGGCGGGCTGCGGGTCGATGTCGGCGAGCGCAGTGCGACGCTGGACGGCGAGGCGCTGGCGCTGACTCGCAAGGAATTCGACCTGCTGGCCTACCTGGCAGCCCGACCTGGGCGGGTAGTGTCCCGCCGAGAGCTGTTGGAGGAGGTATGGCGGCAGCCGTCGGTCGGCGAGGACCAGACCATCGACGTTCATCTTTATTGGCTTCGCCGCAAAATGGGCGAATCCGCAGCGAAGCCGCGCTACCTGCGCACCGTGCGGGGGGTCGGCTTCCGGTTGGTGGTACCCGACTGA
- a CDS encoding glycoside hydrolase family 3 protein, with protein sequence MRTPRRFRFRRTTRMLLGGLTAAALVAGLIVTLSASAPTPQAAATYRDPHQPVEARVADLLGRMSLDDKLGQLTQAERASVNPADLTSYRIGSVLSGGGSAPTPNTPTAWADMYDRFQGAALATPLGIPMIYGVDAVHGHNNVVGATIFPHNIGLGATGNPELVERIGRATAAEVRGTGIPWNFAPCLCVARNDRWGRTYESFGEHPDLPSAMTSVISGMQGPSLADPGAVLATAKHYVGDGGTVGGVDQGDTRLSEAELRRIHLPPFRAAIERGVGSIMISFNSWNGTKLHGHRHLVTDVLKTELGFTGFVVSDWNGIDQIDGVPGLSAADVRQAVNAGVDMAMVPTEWRRFIDLLRVEVRAGRVTTARIDDAVRRILTKKFELGLFERPYADRSYAATIGSAGHRALARQAVAESQVLLKNADGILPLDPANNLIFVAGTNADDIGHQSGGWTISWQGGSGAITPGTSVLAGIRAAVDPSSTVTYDPAGHGVDSSYRVAVAVVGEGPYAEGAGDRPGAMGLSGTDLATIDRLRAAGVPVVVVLVSGRPLDIAGQLPDWQALLAAWLPGTEGDGVADVLFGAHQPTGRLPVTWLASASQLPINDGDGQTPLFPYGFGLSYPGQP encoded by the coding sequence GTGCGTACCCCCCGTCGGTTCCGGTTCCGCCGGACCACCCGGATGCTGCTCGGCGGGCTGACCGCCGCCGCGCTGGTCGCCGGTCTGATCGTCACGCTGTCCGCCAGCGCGCCCACCCCGCAGGCGGCCGCGACCTACCGGGATCCGCACCAACCGGTCGAGGCCCGGGTCGCCGACCTGCTCGGCCGGATGAGTCTCGACGACAAGTTGGGTCAACTGACCCAGGCCGAACGCGCCTCGGTCAACCCGGCCGACCTGACCAGCTACCGGATCGGCTCGGTGCTCTCCGGTGGCGGTTCCGCGCCCACCCCCAACACCCCGACGGCCTGGGCCGACATGTACGACCGCTTCCAAGGCGCGGCGCTGGCCACCCCGCTCGGCATCCCGATGATCTACGGTGTGGACGCCGTGCACGGGCACAACAACGTGGTCGGGGCGACGATCTTCCCGCACAACATCGGGCTCGGCGCGACCGGCAACCCGGAGCTGGTCGAACGGATCGGCCGGGCCACCGCCGCCGAGGTACGCGGCACCGGCATCCCGTGGAACTTCGCCCCGTGCCTGTGCGTAGCCCGCAACGACCGGTGGGGCCGCACCTACGAATCCTTCGGTGAGCATCCCGACCTGCCCAGCGCGATGACCAGCGTGATCAGCGGAATGCAGGGGCCGTCGCTGGCCGACCCGGGTGCCGTGCTGGCCACCGCCAAGCACTACGTCGGCGACGGCGGCACCGTCGGCGGGGTCGACCAGGGCGACACCCGGCTGTCCGAGGCGGAGCTGCGCCGGATCCACCTGCCGCCGTTCCGGGCGGCGATCGAACGCGGGGTCGGCTCGATCATGATCTCGTTCAACAGTTGGAACGGCACCAAGCTGCACGGTCACCGGCACCTCGTCACCGATGTCCTCAAGACCGAGCTCGGCTTCACCGGTTTCGTCGTCTCCGACTGGAACGGCATCGACCAGATCGACGGCGTCCCCGGGCTGAGCGCGGCCGACGTACGCCAGGCGGTCAACGCCGGCGTCGACATGGCGATGGTGCCCACCGAATGGCGTCGATTCATCGACCTGCTCCGGGTCGAGGTGCGGGCCGGACGGGTCACCACGGCCCGGATCGACGACGCGGTCCGGCGGATCCTGACCAAGAAGTTCGAACTCGGCCTCTTCGAACGGCCGTACGCCGACCGCTCGTACGCCGCGACGATCGGCAGCGCCGGCCATCGGGCGCTGGCCCGGCAGGCGGTCGCCGAGTCCCAGGTGCTGCTGAAGAACGCCGACGGGATCCTGCCGCTGGATCCGGCGAACAACCTGATCTTCGTCGCCGGGACCAACGCCGACGACATCGGGCACCAGAGCGGCGGATGGACGATCTCCTGGCAGGGTGGCAGTGGGGCGATCACTCCGGGTACGTCGGTCCTTGCCGGGATCCGGGCCGCGGTGGATCCGTCCAGCACGGTCACCTACGACCCTGCCGGCCACGGCGTCGACAGTTCGTACCGGGTGGCGGTCGCGGTGGTCGGCGAGGGCCCGTACGCCGAGGGTGCCGGTGACCGGCCGGGTGCGATGGGGCTGAGCGGCACCGACCTGGCCACCATCGACCGGCTGCGGGCGGCCGGGGTGCCGGTCGTCGTGGTGCTGGTCTCCGGTCGGCCGTTGGACATCGCCGGGCAGCTGCCCGACTGGCAGGCGCTGCTGGCCGCGTGGCTGCCCGGCACCGAGGGCGACGGTGTCGCCGACGTGTTGTTCGGTGCCCACCAACCGACCGGGAGACTCCCGGTCACCTGGCTGGCCAGCGCCAGCCAACTGCCGATCAACGACGGCGACGGGCAGACACCGCTGTTCCCGTACGGATTCGGCCTGAGCTACCCGGGCCAACCGTGA
- a CDS encoding HIT family protein has translation MAYISGADRPDGGYESPGGCPFCQAPQRPAEQSLVVARGEWVFAVLNLYPYNPGHLMVCPYRHVADYPELDAGETAELAAFTQTAMRMIRTVSNAHGFNIGMNQGSVAGAGIAAHLHQHVVPRWGGDANFMPVIGRTKVLPQLLADTRDLFAAAWPAA, from the coding sequence ATGGCGTACATCTCCGGCGCGGACCGACCCGACGGCGGCTACGAATCGCCGGGTGGCTGTCCGTTCTGTCAGGCGCCGCAGCGGCCGGCGGAGCAGAGCCTGGTGGTGGCCCGGGGCGAGTGGGTGTTCGCGGTGCTCAATCTCTACCCGTACAACCCGGGTCATCTGATGGTCTGCCCGTACCGGCACGTCGCCGACTACCCGGAGCTGGACGCGGGCGAGACCGCCGAGCTGGCCGCCTTCACCCAGACCGCGATGCGGATGATCCGCACGGTCAGCAACGCGCACGGGTTCAACATCGGGATGAACCAGGGCTCGGTCGCCGGTGCGGGGATCGCCGCCCACCTGCATCAGCATGTGGTGCCCCGGTGGGGTGGGGACGCCAACTTCATGCCGGTGATCGGCCGGACGAAGGTGCTGCCGCAGTTGCTCGCCGACACCCGGGACCTGTTCGCCGCCGCCTGGCCAGCCGCCTGA